The genomic interval GAGTCCTCCTCCGACTTGGTCAAAGTGGAGGCTAGAAGCATAGCGGCCCTTCCTATCTGACCTTCCGAATTAAACTTAAGTCGGACTGTTATATTTACCTCTTTTTCCAGCTCTTCCTCCATATCGGTCAATATATCCAGAGAGACTTCGTCCTCTTTAGCTTCACTGTCACCGATAAACATCTTTTTCCACAAAGCTCGCACTCTCCTTTTCTCAATTCTACATAACCGAGTCTATCGCTTTAATCCATCTCTCCAGGGAACGGCATCCGGTACGACCGGAGATGGAGCCCCCTCTTCCTCCCCCTCTGGCCTCAAGATCGGGAACCGCCAAAAGAGCCTTAGAATCGAGTTTTTCGTCGTTTTGCCACAGCATAAAGGGAACTGGCCCCTGACCTCCGTCATCGCAGATTATCAAAACCACCTCAGAGGACTGGGCTATCTTTTTTCTTCCACAGGCAGACAGCATATCCGCCGGCAATCCTACTGGAGCGCAGTAACTGACGTTGACTCCCCTTACGACCGATTCCTCCCAGGGCAGCTCCACATAGGGAGCGACTTTAGAGAGCTGTTTAGATAAAAGGCGGTTCTCCTCGCTTAGCCGGTCAAATATCTTCCCCAGCTCGCCGGGAGAGCAGTTAAGTCGGGACAGGAGACGGCGCATCTCCCTGCTGTACATGGAAAAGCGGTCTCCCAGGGAGAAAACTATCTCCCATTCAGGAGAGGACCCCTTTACGGACTCCACGCAGATATCGCCGATATGGGAGGTGTTTGAAACATGGCTGCCGGAGCAAGCTATAAGGTCAAAATTCGGGATTTTAACGACCCTAACCACCTCGTCCTCAAGCCTATCCCACCGGGCCTTAAGGCCCTCCAGTGAACGAGCCTCGTCCACCGAAAGCTCCAAAATCTCCACCGGCATCGCTGAGGCCACCACAGATCGAGCCTCTTGCTCCGCCAAAAAGGCGAAATCCCAGTCGACCGGGCCGTCGTAGTGGAAGTAAACCCCCGTCCTTTCCTCTCCGACCGCCACTTTATAGACCGATAGACCGGGCTTCAAGGTCTCCATGACCTTTGACAGGACGTGCTCCGCCGAGTGCATTCTGGACAGGATAAAGTTTCTCTCCTCGTCCCTCTCCAGGTCGACCTCCATCCCAGAGATAAGTTCCCCCTTTTGGAGGGTTACCTCCAAAATCGGGGATAGATGGTTACCCTTCAGGGTGTTGGTCACCTTTGCTTTTCCACCATCCCAGGACAGGAAGCCAGAATCTCCCGGCTGCCCTCCTCCTTCAGGGTGCATAGGACAGGGCCTGTCCAGAGACAGACGCAGTTTTTTGCCTTCCCTCCAGGCTATATCTCCGACAACCGCTTTCACCGCAGATCACCCTCCTTAAACCTTTTCCAGCTCGTTACGATACGGTCTTCCCGATCCCATCATGATGCCTATGACCTTAAGGGAATCCACGTTTTCGCATATTATCTTTATGATCGCCGCGATAGGCACCGAGAGAAGGGCTCCCACAACCCCCCATAGCCAGCCCCAGAAGAAAAGGGATACAAGTATGACCACCGGGCTGAGGTCTAGACTGTCTCCCATGACCTTAGGGGTTATGACGTTCCCTATGGCCAGCTGGATCATCACCAAAGCCACAGCTGCCCCTATAGCGGGAAAGGTGTTGGGATAATACTGGACCAACGCCAGCAGAATAGGGGGAATCGAAGCCACGATAGACCCTATAGTCGGTATGAAGTTAAGGGCGAAAGCTACAACACCCCAGGTAACGGCGAAATCCACACGCAGATAGGACAAAGCCAACCACACGCAGAAACCGGTTACCATACTGATCAAGAACTGGAGCGTCAGATATCTGCCTATCTGAGAGGATATAGTCTTTAGAATCGACGTTATCATAGCACCATATCCCTCGGAGAAGGCTTTTTTTATCTTGAACTCAAAGAACGGACTTCCTAACAGCATGAACACGAGGAAGACAACCACAAGAACCAGGTTGGACATAAGCGATACGAGGGAACCGGAGACGGAAAGAAGGTATTTTCCTATCCTCTCTCCCCAGTTGATGCTATCCCAAAAATCCGGTGGGAAGAGGGCGTTCCCCGTAAAGCTCTTGGTCAAGACGATAAGCTGATCGTAGTACCTCGGATAGGCCGCCGCAAAAGCCACTATACGGGTATTGAGAAAAAATATACCGACATAACACACCCCTAAGAGTATAGACAGGACCAGAATCACCGAAAATGCGGCGGGAACCCTTCGCTTCGCCATAAATCGAACCACAGGGCCAAATATATAGGATAAAAGCCAGGCTATGACGAAAGGCAGGATAACGCTCTGGGCGGCTTTTAGAACGACCCCTACCGCCACAAGGGTCAAAATGGAAACACAGGCGATGATGATATTGATATTTTTCAAGCTACGTCCCCCCTGTTGTCGAAGGTCACTGCGAC from Dethiosulfovibrio salsuginis carries:
- a CDS encoding alanyl-tRNA editing protein; the encoded protein is MKAVVGDIAWREGKKLRLSLDRPCPMHPEGGGQPGDSGFLSWDGGKAKVTNTLKGNHLSPILEVTLQKGELISGMEVDLERDEERNFILSRMHSAEHVLSKVMETLKPGLSVYKVAVGEERTGVYFHYDGPVDWDFAFLAEQEARSVVASAMPVEILELSVDEARSLEGLKARWDRLEDEVVRVVKIPNFDLIACSGSHVSNTSHIGDICVESVKGSSPEWEIVFSLGDRFSMYSREMRRLLSRLNCSPGELGKIFDRLSEENRLLSKQLSKVAPYVELPWEESVVRGVNVSYCAPVGLPADMLSACGRKKIAQSSEVVLIICDDGGQGPVPFMLWQNDEKLDSKALLAVPDLEARGGGRGGSISGRTGCRSLERWIKAIDSVM
- a CDS encoding AI-2E family transporter; this encodes MKNINIIIACVSILTLVAVGVVLKAAQSVILPFVIAWLLSYIFGPVVRFMAKRRVPAAFSVILVLSILLGVCYVGIFFLNTRIVAFAAAYPRYYDQLIVLTKSFTGNALFPPDFWDSINWGERIGKYLLSVSGSLVSLMSNLVLVVVFLVFMLLGSPFFEFKIKKAFSEGYGAMITSILKTISSQIGRYLTLQFLISMVTGFCVWLALSYLRVDFAVTWGVVAFALNFIPTIGSIVASIPPILLALVQYYPNTFPAIGAAVALVMIQLAIGNVITPKVMGDSLDLSPVVILVSLFFWGWLWGVVGALLSVPIAAIIKIICENVDSLKVIGIMMGSGRPYRNELEKV